The following is a genomic window from Antechinus flavipes isolate AdamAnt ecotype Samford, QLD, Australia chromosome 3, AdamAnt_v2, whole genome shotgun sequence.
gtcacttaattccaattacctctcataaaaaagaggaggggggggagaggaCAAGTACAGGAGAACTCATGCAAACACTAAGTTTGGCAGTTTAGGTAAAGGTCCACACCTGGAGTGCCCTTTGCTGCTTTAATTCTGCCTGAAGAAGGCCCAAGTTGCTTCTGCAGAGTTCCTGTATCTTTTGATGAACTCGGTCACTTTCTTGAAGCCATCAGCCAGGCCATCTCCCGAGATGGCACAGCAAGGCTGGACGTACCAGTCCCGGTCCCCAcaatttttcttcatcttgaaTTTCCTGGTGATATCTTCCGCCGTGAAAGCCCCGGGCAGGTCTTGCTTGTTGGCCAGCAGCACCACGGGCACATTCCTGACGTGCTCGTTCTTCAGGATGAGCTCAAATTCCCTGCGGGAGGCCTCCAACTGCTGCTGGTCGGTGCTGTCCACCACATAGACCAGCACATCTGTATTCTCACAGTAATGGTCCCACAGACTCCTCATCTGGAACTGCCCTCCAACGTCCCAGACCGTGAGGTTGATATCTTTCTCCGTCTCTATCATCTCCACATTGAAGCCGATGGTTGGGATGGTTGTGAAGTCCTTGATGCGCTTTAATTTGTACAGGATCGTTGACTTCCCTGAGAAATCCAGTCCCAAGAGCAGAACTCGGGCCTGTTTGACCTTGGAGGATTTAGAGTTCCAGGTACCCATTCCAGGCGCCTTGTCCAGGAGGTCTGTCGGCTTCTCTCAGGTCCTGTAGAAAaaaggcagagaaggaaagagcagaAACTGCTATGGGTTGAGAATAAGGACCTTTGTACATTTATACTTTGCCTTTGTTGACCCAATTATAGGCAAATAGTGTTTTATGAGGGCTTGGTCTGGCCAGCCTGTGCTAGGAGTGGAGGTGCCATGAAACAATAATCCAATCGATCTTGCCACTCAAAGGTTgagatattttacaaatgaataggAGCATGGTAGTGCCATGCTCCAGAAAAAGGCAGCTTTGTTCTTCCTGGAGTGCCAGAATCTGAGTAAGAAAAGGCagctaatcaatcaatcaatcaatcaatcaacattagGTGCCAAGCCTTGGGAAAGCAGGTTTCACTATGGAAAACTGACTTTGTAAGGCTTGTAGAATCATGGGATCTCAGTTACCAGAGTGACCTCCAAAGGTCTAGCTCTGTCCAGATGGTGAATCCTTCCACTCTGCTTTGGGGTCACTCAATAGAGTGACCTAATCAATATATTCGGCAGTTTGCCTTGAACCCAGGATATGTGTTAAGGACCCTTGGGCCGTTTGCCAAAGCCTGCGGACCCCATATCAGACTAACATTTGTAAATGCATTAAATTAAGATTAGAAAGCAAACTGAGCATTTTGAGATGCCATGTGGTGAAgcctaattttttaaatgcccaTCATAAAATATGACTTCAAAGAAAATCACTTCtattgaaattataatttttcaaaaattaagttATGGTGTTTGGACCTTGAGTTAAGGACTCTTGTTTTATATCAAGGTGAGATTTTTGTTTCTGCAagctaaaagaagaagaaaatagatttagagttagaagggatctgAGACACTTCCCCATTtgacggatgaggaaactgagacccaaagagatttCAGTAACTTGCAGGTAATGATGAATAAAGCCGAAGTTTGAATCTGAATGCTCTCACTTCAAATGGAGAGATCTTTCCATTGTAACTCACTGTTTCCCATCCACTGTGGTGCCCAGGAAGAAGTCTAATCTGTCTTCTATATGAAATCCTTCTTTGTTCCCTACTGAGCTACGGGCTCAGTGTCTCTAGTTCCTTCAGTGGAACCTTCTGTAGCATCATCTTGAGAATCCCCTAAATTTttgttctccttcctcaaatttggCTACTCCCATATGGGTCTGATCTGACAAAAAAAGCCAGTTTTGCTTTCCTCATAAATCActgtactttttacttttatgTGGGTCGGTGTAGGAGAGCAAGAGAGCCTAATTTTAAAACGATCTATCCTGCTGCTTTACTGCCTTATTGTGGGTCATCAAACATTGGTTAGTCTGATCATTAAACTCCTGTTTATTGCttattttagtaattatttttattttctttgattatttcactTATTAAAGTTTTATGGAGATAGTCATCTTTCAGATGTACCGCTACCTCTTCCATAGACCTCCTCCCTTGGCAGGAGAAAGAGCTCAGCCAGACCAGCCAACATAGCAGCTGTGCCCAACAATATATGGAATGGTTCCCAACTTCTCTATGGGAAGGAAGGCTTCGGATTTCATCATGTTTACTGAGATCAAGGTTTTCCTGCTTTATAACTAAAACCttcaacttaatttttaattcttaaacTGATAGAGCAGAGGTAAGGTTATCTGTGCCCCACTTTGCTTGTTAAAGGCTCCAGTTTTGATGTCTTACATCTCCACACAAGAGTTCCATTAATTTATCAGCTTCTGAGGATGCAGAGGCAGCTGGACCGAGAGGCAGGAAGACCTTGAGTTCAAAGGCAGCTTTAgacactcactaactgtgtgaccctggaggaGTCACTTAATGTCGACTTACAACAATGGAGATCattgtgatcaactgtgatagacttggcttttttcagcaattgagtgatccaaggcaatttt
Proteins encoded in this region:
- the ARL14 gene encoding ADP-ribosylation factor-like protein 14: MGTWNSKSSKVKQARVLLLGLDFSGKSTILYKLKRIKDFTTIPTIGFNVEMIETEKDINLTVWDVGGQFQMRSLWDHYCENTDVLVYVVDSTDQQQLEASRREFELILKNEHVRNVPVVLLANKQDLPGAFTAEDITRKFKMKKNCGDRDWYVQPCCAISGDGLADGFKKVTEFIKRYRNSAEATWAFFRQN